The following DNA comes from Acidobacteriota bacterium.
GGCTCGGGATGACAGACATCGCGTTGTGTGAGGGAATCCTGCGCGTGGCCAACGCCAACATGGAGCGCGCCATTCGCGTCGTCTCCGTACAGCGGGGCTTCGATCCGCGAGACTTTGCATTGCTCGCGTTCGGAGGCGCTGGCGGGATGCACGCCTGTGAAATCGCCGACGTGCTCGACATCACAACCGTCATTGCCCCCCGGCATGCCGGTGTTCTGTCCGCGCTCGGGATGCTGCTGGCCGATGTGAAGAAGGACTACTCGCAGAGCGTGTTGCGGCCTGCCGACGAGTTCAAGCCAGACGAACTGGAGCGCCGCTTTGCGCCGCTCGTCGAGCGTGCTTTCTCGGACCTCCGCAATGAAGGGTTCGAACGGGAACGCAGCGTCGTCGAGCGTGCCCTCGACGTGCGGTACGTCGGTCAGTCGCACGAAATTACCGTGCCGTTTGACGCCGATTACCGGGCCGAGTTCGATCGCCGCCATCGACGCCTTTACGGCTACGCAAGTTCCGGACGGCCGACCGAGGTGGTGAACGTGCGTGTCAAGGCGATCGGCGTCACGGCGAAGCCGGAACTGCCGCGCGCGGCGGTCCCCGAAGCCGTATCGATCGCCCCGAGAGCATTGCGGCCGGCCTTCTTCAGCGGCCGGCGCGTCGAAACGGGTTTCTATCGGCGGGACGAATTGCCGGCCGGAGCGACGGGCTAGGGGCCGGCGGTGATCGCCGGACCCGAGGCGACCACCGTGGTGCCGCCCCGCTTCCAGTTCCGCATCGACGAGTTCGGCAACCTCATAGCCGTCAAAGCCGCGGCGCGCGGCGCGGCGCGTCTGAAGGAGCGGTCGCTCGCTGCCGTGTAAGCGGCCCAATCAAACACTGTCACTTTGCCGGCCACACACATGCGCCTCGATCCTGTCGAGTTCGAGATCTTCAAGAACATTCTGGTCTCTATCGCCGAAGAGATGGGGGTCACGCTCTGCCGGACTGGGTTTTCGCCAAACATCAAGGAGCGCCTCGACTACTCATGTGCGATCTATGACGCACACGGCGCGACCATCGCACAGGGGGATCACATGCCGGTCCACCTCGGTGCGATGCCGCTGTCGGTCCGCGCGGCCATCGATCACTGCCCGATGCAACCCGGTGACATCGTCATTCTGAACGACCCGTTTCACGGCGGCACACACCTGCCGGACATCACGCTCGTGGCACCGGTGTGTCTCGGCCGGAGCCGGAGGCCGGCGTTCTACGTGGCGAACCGAGCGCACCATTCGGACGTCGGCGGCATGAGTCCCGGATCGATGCCGCTTGCCAGGGAGATCTATCAGGAAGGCATCATCATCCCCCCGACCAAGCTGGTGGACCGTGGCGACGTGGTCCTCGATGTCATGGCTCTGATCCTCGCCAACGTTCGGACGCCCGAGGAGAGAGAGGGCGACCTGACGGCGCAGATCGCCGCAACCCGCGTCGGCGAGAGCCGGCTCCGTGAAATCGTCGAGAAGTACGGGCGGCGCCGTGTCGAACGCTACGCCGCCGCGATGCAGGACTACACGGACCGCGTCATGCGCGCGACGATCGCGCGGATTCCGGATGGCGAGTACCGGTTTGAAGACTGCATGGACGACGACGGATTCAGTGACAAGCCGATCTGGATTCGGGTGGCCGTTCGCATCGCCGGCGATCGGGCGGAGGTGGATTTCACCGGGACAGAGGCACAGACCGGCGGCGGCGTGAATGCCAACTTGGCGATCACCCTGTCGGCCACGCTCTACGCCTTCCGCTGCCTGGTGCGCGAGGACGTGCTCTATAACGAAGGCATTGGGCGCGCGATTCGAGTGATTGCTCCCGAAGGAACTCTGGTGAACGCTCGCCGGCCGGCCGCGATGGCGGGAGGCAACGTCGAGGCCTCGCAGCGAATCACAGACGTGTTGCTTGGCGCACTGGGCCAGGCGTTGCCCGAGTTGATGCCCGCTGCGAGCCAGGGGACCATGAACAATGTGACACTCGGTGGAGTCGATCCGCGCACCGGCCGGCGGTTCGCGTACTACGAGACCATCGGAGGCGGCATGGGAGGCCGGCAAGGCCTCTCTGGCATCAGCGGCGTCCACACCCACATGAGCAACACGCGGAACACGCCTGTTGAAGCGATCGAGCACTATCTGCCGGTGCGTATCCTGCGCTATGGCTTGCGGGCGGAGAGCGGCGGAGCCGGCCGCTTTCGCGGGGGCCAAGGGATCGTTCGTGAGTACGAGATGCTGACCGCGACGGAGGTGACCGTGCTCTCGGAGCGGCGGCGCTTTGCGCCGTACGGCGCGGCGGGTGGCGAGCCGGGCGCCTGCGGGCGCAATACAGTCACCCGCGCCGGTCGCGAAGAGACAATCGGTGGCAAGGCGCGCGTCACGCTTGATGCAGGCGACCGCCTACGCATCGAGACGCCCGGCGGCGGCGGCTACGGTCCTGCTGAGGGGCAGACATGAGTACCACGCTCCCCGCCAGGCAGTCGTCGAGCGGGCTGTTCACGTGGTGGCGGGAGGCCACCCCGCAAGCGAGGCGTGCTTTGGTCGCCGGCTTCCTTGGCTGGATGCTCGACTCGTTTGACGTAATGCTCTACGCACTCGTCCTGGCCTCGCTCATCGCTGACCTCGACATGGCGAAAACGACGGCCGGACTGCTCGGGTCAGTCACACTGCTGGCCTCGGCCGTGGGCGGCATGGTATTCGGCATTGCTGCGGACCGCTTTGGTCGGACCCGGGCCCTTATGGCCAGTATCCTGATCTACTCGGTCTTCACAGCGGCATGCGGTCTCTCACGGACAGTTGCCGAGCTCGCCGTGTTCCGCGTGCTGCTCGGACTAGGCATGGGAGGTGAGTGGGCGAGCGGAGCGGCGCTGGTGTCCGAGACCTGGCCCACCGAACACCGTGGCAAGGCGCTTGGCATCATGCAGAGCGCTTGGGCAGTCGGTTACGCGGCCGCGGCGGCGGTGACCGCCATCGTTCTGCCGGTGTGGGGCTGGCGAGCCGTCTTCTTTGTCGGCATACTGCCGGCGCTCCTGACGTTCTGGATTCGCCGCCGGGTCGAGGAACCAGAGATCTGGCGGCGCTCGAGGACCGTGGCGACAGACGCGCGGAGCGGTTTCGGCGACATTTTCCGTGGCCGCATGCTGGGGCTCACGCTCAGCGTGACGGTTATGAACGCTTGCACGATGTTCGGGTGGTGGGGCTTCAATCTCTGGATCCCCGCATATCTGTCGCTGCCCACTTCGGAGGGCGGCATCGGGTTGAGTGCGTCCGCGATGTCCGGCCTGATCATTGCCATGCAAATCGGGATGTGGTTCGGCTATGTTACGTTCGGGTTTATCAGCGACGTGCTCGGACGAAAAGTTAGCTACATTTCATATCTCTCTCTCGCAGCGCTGCTGGTCCTCGCCTACAGCTTCACGCGGAACCCGCTCATGTTGCTCGTTCTCGGCCCCTTCGTCGCGTTTTTTGGGACGGGTTACTTCAGCGGCTTCGCCGTCGTGACCGCCGAAATCTACCCGACGAAGATCCGCGCCACCGCCCAGGGGTTCACGTACAACATCGGACGGGTGGCCAGCGCTATCGCGCCACTCGCCGTCGGGTCGCTGGCCCAAACTTGGGGATTCAGGGTCGCTCTTTCCATCACCGCGATAGCGTTTCTGTTGGCCGCTTTCTCATGGGTGACTATCCCAGAGACGAAGGGGAGACCGCTCCAATAGCGGGTGTTATCGCCCTCGCACGCCGGTCCAAGATCCGCCACTGAGAGCTGGACGCTGGGTGCCGCTGGAGGAGCAGGGCACCGGGTCGACGCGCCGCCGGGGATAGAGGGTGAGTGTCGTGCGCAGCCAGAAAGGCAGCTCGTCGAGCCCGGCCATCAGCGCGGCCCTCCGATGGTCGGACCGGCAGCCGTCGCCATGAAGGTCAGAACAGCAGGACGAACTTCAACCGGACCTGCCGGTCGGCGCTGTTGGCGAACGCCCCGAACGCCGGGCTTCCGAGATTGTTCTGCACGTCCCGCGGATTGAAGTGGTCCGTGAGGTTGAAGAGCTGGACGCCCACCCGCGCCCGGCGCGTCCTGGTCAGCCGAACCTCCTTCGTCGCCTGCAGGTCGAGCGTGAAGAGGTTCGGGAAGCGCCCGCCGCGGTTGCGCGAGCCGACCACCTGCTGTTCTTCGTCGAGCACCGTGTACGGAAACCCCTCGCGGTACTCGATCGTGGGCGCGATCGTGATCGTCCGCGGAAGATTGATGACGCCCCACGCCAGGAACCGGTTGGGCGCATCGAACGGCTGGCGGGAGAACTCGTTCGGCCGGATGATCGGATCGCGTGTCGTGCCGAAGAGCGAGACGAAGTCATTGAGGCTCCCGCGCGCCTTGGAGCGCACGTAGGACACGGTGATCTCGCCGTTGCGCTCGAGGCGGCGGCGCACCGTGACCTCGAACGTGCGAGAGTACGATCGCCCGCCGCTCGACAGACGCAACGCCGCGTCGGCCGCGTCCACGACCAGCTCCCGCTTCCCGTGCCGCTCCTGATAGGTGACGCGCAGCATGAGATCCGTGGCCAGGATGCGGTCCAGCTCCACGTTCCACGCGTCGGTCAGCGGCGTGCGCAAGCCGGGAGCCGCGATGCGGTTCTCGAGCTCGACGATCGACCCGGCGACCGCGCCGCCCGGCGCGGCGTCTGGGGCCAGACGCCGGCGCTGGTGACGGGTGAAGTCCTTCGCGTTGAGCGGGAGCTTGTCGTACAGGCGGCCGTATCCGGCCTTGACGACGGTGCGCTCCCCCGAGAAGGGCCTGAACGCCAGCTCCACGCGCGGCCCCACGGTATGGTCGCCGGCGATCCCCTCGTAGGCGTACCTCGCGCCCGCGTGGACCGTCAGGGACGGGAGCGGCGTCCACCGGTCATCGATGAAGCCGGCAACCTCCGTATTCGTCGCGCCGACGGCGGGATCGCCCACGAAGTCGATCCGCTGCGCCAGCGAGCCGTCGGCGCGGATCACCAGAATGGGCAGGCTGTCGTCGACACCGTCGTACCGGGTGCGTGCGGCGCTGGCGCCGAGCTTGAGGAGATGATCGCCGCCGCGATCGTCGATCGACGTCGTCAGCGTCGCTGACCCGTCGTACCGGCGGCTGTCGCGGTCGAAGCGGTTGAAGTAGTTCCGGCGGACGCCGTCGGCCGTCGTGTGCGACGGCTCCCGGGTCTTGGGCTGAACCGCGACATCGAACTGCTTGATGGAGACCGAGACGTCGAGGGCCCTGCCCGACCCGAACAGGCCGCGCTCGGAGACGGCGGCGTTCCAGCCGCGCTGAGCGAGGTCGGGCGTCGCCTCGAACGGGTGCAGCGTGTCGAGCTGCACGTTGTCGATGTTGCTCGGGAACCAGACGAACGTGCCGGTGACCCGGTGCGACGGCCGCAGCGCGTAGTCGACCTGCGTCACCGAGTCGAAACTCTCGAACTGCTGCTCGCTTCGATCGAGCCCGAGCGGCTCGAGCTCGTTGACTCTGGACCGGACGAACCGGTAGTTGGCGGTCTCGGCGAACCAGAGGCGCCCGCGCCGGATCGGGCCGGCCAGCCGCAGCCTGGGCGTGAACGCGTCGGCGCCGCGGACGCCCCCCTCCTTGAACCGGAAGCGCGGCAGAAAGTTCTGGAACTGGAAGTCCCATGCGTCCTGGCCGGACCGGGTCAGCACGTTGGTGACGCCGCCCGTCGCGTTGCCGAACTCCGCCGAGGAAATACCGGACTGCACCTTGAGGGCGTCGACGGCCTCGAGGGGCAGCCGGACGGCGAACTGCCCGGTCACCGGATCGGTGCCGTTGACTCCGTTCACGAGCAGCGCGCTCTGGTTGGGACGCGCGCCGCCCGTGGCCAGGAG
Coding sequences within:
- a CDS encoding hydantoinase B/oxoprolinase family protein, yielding MRLDPVEFEIFKNILVSIAEEMGVTLCRTGFSPNIKERLDYSCAIYDAHGATIAQGDHMPVHLGAMPLSVRAAIDHCPMQPGDIVILNDPFHGGTHLPDITLVAPVCLGRSRRPAFYVANRAHHSDVGGMSPGSMPLAREIYQEGIIIPPTKLVDRGDVVLDVMALILANVRTPEEREGDLTAQIAATRVGESRLREIVEKYGRRRVERYAAAMQDYTDRVMRATIARIPDGEYRFEDCMDDDGFSDKPIWIRVAVRIAGDRAEVDFTGTEAQTGGGVNANLAITLSATLYAFRCLVREDVLYNEGIGRAIRVIAPEGTLVNARRPAAMAGGNVEASQRITDVLLGALGQALPELMPAASQGTMNNVTLGGVDPRTGRRFAYYETIGGGMGGRQGLSGISGVHTHMSNTRNTPVEAIEHYLPVRILRYGLRAESGGAGRFRGGQGIVREYEMLTATEVTVLSERRRFAPYGAAGGEPGACGRNTVTRAGREETIGGKARVTLDAGDRLRIETPGGGGYGPAEGQT
- a CDS encoding MFS transporter, with translation MSTTLPARQSSSGLFTWWREATPQARRALVAGFLGWMLDSFDVMLYALVLASLIADLDMAKTTAGLLGSVTLLASAVGGMVFGIAADRFGRTRALMASILIYSVFTAACGLSRTVAELAVFRVLLGLGMGGEWASGAALVSETWPTEHRGKALGIMQSAWAVGYAAAAAVTAIVLPVWGWRAVFFVGILPALLTFWIRRRVEEPEIWRRSRTVATDARSGFGDIFRGRMLGLTLSVTVMNACTMFGWWGFNLWIPAYLSLPTSEGGIGLSASAMSGLIIAMQIGMWFGYVTFGFISDVLGRKVSYISYLSLAALLVLAYSFTRNPLMLLVLGPFVAFFGTGYFSGFAVVTAEIYPTKIRATAQGFTYNIGRVASAIAPLAVGSLAQTWGFRVALSITAIAFLLAAFSWVTIPETKGRPLQ
- a CDS encoding TonB-dependent receptor; the encoded protein is MKTRSLANAWPAFTLALAWLLTGSVLPIAAEDAARLAGVVLDESGGVLPGVTVTVTQASAPGGPLVQVTDAGGAFEFANLSPGQYTLVISLPGFRDKREIIRVRAGEAIVRRCALALATLAEAVQVVAEAALVDPRVPTGEAHVAERVLAAVPLAQDRFEDALPLLPSTIRGPDGLLATGGARPNQSALLVNGVNGTDPVTGQFAVRLPLEAVDALKVQSGISSAEFGNATGGVTNVLTRSGQDAWDFQFQNFLPRFRFKEGGVRGADAFTPRLRLAGPIRRGRLWFAETANYRFVRSRVNELEPLGLDRSEQQFESFDSVTQVDYALRPSHRVTGTFVWFPSNIDNVQLDTLHPFEATPDLAQRGWNAAVSERGLFGSGRALDVSVSIKQFDVAVQPKTREPSHTTADGVRRNYFNRFDRDSRRYDGSATLTTSIDDRGGDHLLKLGASAARTRYDGVDDSLPILVIRADGSLAQRIDFVGDPAVGATNTEVAGFIDDRWTPLPSLTVHAGARYAYEGIAGDHTVGPRVELAFRPFSGERTVVKAGYGRLYDKLPLNAKDFTRHQRRRLAPDAAPGGAVAGSIVELENRIAAPGLRTPLTDAWNVELDRILATDLMLRVTYQERHGKRELVVDAADAALRLSSGGRSYSRTFEVTVRRRLERNGEITVSYVRSKARGSLNDFVSLFGTTRDPIIRPNEFSRQPFDAPNRFLAWGVINLPRTITIAPTIEYREGFPYTVLDEEQQVVGSRNRGGRFPNLFTLDLQATKEVRLTRTRRARVGVQLFNLTDHFNPRDVQNNLGSPAFGAFANSADRQVRLKFVLLF